One part of the Lotus japonicus ecotype B-129 chromosome 2, LjGifu_v1.2 genome encodes these proteins:
- the LOC130737419 gene encoding pollen-specific leucine-rich repeat extensin-like protein 4, whose translation MAHHCSNKALGCFLLFSLLLSTFSHAHFVEIDRRVTLPIRNGANDDLSEEIGDAPSIEFGDSPSVEFGGAPSASIEFGDSPSVEFGGIPSFSIEFGDSPSIEFGVAPSNAPSNKFGGSSSIEFGDAPSNAPSKEFGGSSIEFGEAPSNAPSKEFGGSSSIEFGEAPSNTPSKEFGGSSSIEFGEAPLPKVDGEAPHPAIGFGDAPPPENEVKNCSKQNLAHERLKTAYVALQAFKEAIYSDPLNMTCNWVGDDVCSYNGVFCAPALDDPTLNVVAGVDLNHGDIAGHLPEELGLLKDLSLFHINSNRFCGIVPDSFENLTLLYEFDISNNRFVGGFPSVVLKVPNLKYLDIRFNDFEGVLPPELFEKDLDAIFLNDNRFTSTIPETLGKSNASVVNFANNNFTGCIPKSIGNMVNLNEIIFLGNGLGGCFPQEIGLLENMNVFDASDNEFIGTLPNFSGLKNVEVIDIAHNKLTGYVSNSICQLPLLQNFTFSDNYFNGEAQACVPSANSGVVLDDSNNCLSGRKNQKTSKQCLPVLTRPVDCSKNCGGGSGDSSNPAPSIPKPTPLSPSPTTKPPKSQPPKIETPKAEPPPTPKAQSPSTPKYQTPPTPKVEKPPTPKVQPPPTPKYQPPPTPMVETPPTQKAQPPPTPKAQPPPTPKSEPPPTPKAEPPPTLPPVEDIPPSRAPVSPPPVLVHSPPPLVHSPPPPPIHSPPPPVHSPPPPVHSPPPPVHSPPPPIHSPPPPIHSPPPPKVHSPPPPVYSPPPPVHSPPPPPVHSPPPPVHSPPPPVYSPPPPVRSPPPPTWDDVVLPPTFGSQYSSPPPPTIAGY comes from the coding sequence ATGGCTCACCATTGTTCCAACAAGGCCTTAGGTTGCTTTCTCTtgttctctcttcttctctcaaCTTTTTCTCATGCTCATTTTGTTGAAATTGACCGAAGAGTAACACTCCCAATTAGAAATGGTGCTAATGATGATCTTTCGGAAGAAATTGGAGATGCTCCTTCCATAGAGTTTGGAGATTCTCCTTCCGTAGAATTTGGAGGTGCTCCTAGTGCTTCCATAGAATTTGGAGATTCTCCTTCCGTAGAATTTGGAGGTATTCCTAGTTTTTCTATAGAATTTGGAGATTCACCTTCCATAGAATTTGGAGTGGCTCCTTCAAATGCTCCTTCAAACAAATTCGGAGGTTCTTCTTCCATTGAATTTGGAGATGCTCCTTCAAATGCTCCATCAAAAGAATTTGGAGGTTCTTCCATAGAATTTGGAGAGGCTCCTTCAAATGCTCCATCAAAAGAATTTGGAGGTTCTTCTTCCATAGAATTTGGAGAGGCTCCTTCAAATACTCCTTCCAAAGAATTTGGAGGTTCCTCTTCCATAGAATTTGGTGAAGCTCCACTCCCAAAAGTTGATGGTGAAGCTCCACACCCTGCAATTGGATTTGGTGATGCCCCTCCACCAGAAAATGAAGTTAAAAATTGTAGCAAACAAAATTTGGCCCATGAAAGGTTAAAAACTGCTTATGTTGCCCTTCAAGCATTTAAAGAGGCTATTTACTCCGACCCTTTGAATATGACATGTAATTGGGTTGGTGATGATGTTTGCTCCTACAATGGGGTGTTTTGTGCTCCTGCTCTTGATGATCCCACATTGAATGTAGTTGCTGGTGTTGATCTCAACCATGGGGACATTGCAGGCCATCTCCCAGAAGAGTTGGGCCTCTTGAAAGATCTTTCACTTTTCCACATTAACTCCAACAGATTTTGTGGTATTGTCCCAGATAGCTTTGAGAATCTCACTCTTTTGTATGAGTTTGATATCAGCAACAACCGCTTTGTGGGTGGTTTTCCCTCTGTGGTCCTCAAGGTGCCAAACTTGAAGTACTTGGACATCAGATTCAATGACTTTGAAGGAGTTTTACCTCCAGAGCTATTTGAGAAGGATCTTGATGCAATATTCTTGAATGACAACCGTTTCACGTCTACTATCCCAGAAACACTAGGAAAATCCAATGCCTCTGTAGTGAATTTTGCTAACAACAACTTCACAGGTTGCATTCCAAAATCAATAGGGAACATGGTGAACTTGAATGAGATTATCTTCTTGGGCAATGGCCTTGGAGGTTGCTTCCCTCAGGAGATTGGATTGTTGGAAAACATGAATGTGTTTGATGCTAGTGACAATGAGTTTATAGGGACTCTGCCTAACTTTTCAGGGTTGAAAAATGTGGAGGTCATAGACATTGCTCACAACAAGCTCACTGGATATGTGTCTAACTCCATTTGCCAACTACCTTTGTTGCAGAACTTCACATTCTCTGATAATTACTTCAATGGGGAGGCACAAGCTTGTGTGCCTTCCGCAAATTCAGGTGTTGTTTTGGATGACTCCAACAACTGTTTGTCAGGAAGGAAGAATCAAAAGACATCGAAGCAGTGCTTGCCAGTGCTAACTCGCCCTGTGGACTGTAGCAAAAACTGTGGTGGAGGCAGTGGTGATAGTAGCAACCCTGCTCCATCAATACCAAAACCAACTCCATTATCACCTTCGCCTACGACAAAACCACCAAAGTCCCAACCTCCAAAGATTGAGACACCAAAGGCTGAACCACCACCTACACCAAAGGCTCAGTCACCTTCAACCCCAAAATATCAGACACCACCAACACCAAAGGTAGAAAAACCCCCAACACCAAAGGTCCAACCACCTCCAACCCCAAAATATCAGCCACCTCCAACTCCAATGGTTGAGACTCCACCAACACAAAAGGCTCAGCCACCTCCTACACCAAAGGCTCAGCCACCTCCAACACCAAAATCTGAACCACCGCCAACACCAAAGGCAGAACCACCACCAACACTACCACCTGTTGAGGATATCCCACCATCAAGGGCACCGGTGTCACCACCTCCTGTGCTTGTTCATTCACCACCACCTCTAGTCCActcccctccaccaccaccaattcATTCTCCTCCGCCCCCTGTCCACTCGCCACCCCCACCAGTtcactctccaccaccaccagttCACTCTCCTCCTCCCCCAATCcattctccaccaccaccaattcATTCTCCTCCACCTCCCAAAGTTCACTCTCCCCCTCCTCCAGTTTACTCACCACCTCCCCCAGTccactcaccaccaccaccacctgttCATTCACCTCCTCCCCCAGTTCACTCCCCACCACCACCAGTGTACTCTCCTCCTCCCCCTGTCCGttccccaccaccaccaacatggGATGACGTTGTCCTCCCACCAACCTTCGGATCTCAATACAGCTCGCCTCCTCCACCAACAATTGCTGGATACTAA
- the LOC130735917 gene encoding uncharacterized protein LOC130735917, producing the protein MIRPDNIVTYNLLATTTTTIATTIDVVIAIATVTVVSAIATTTLTATNSTPIITTTHATTTFHYDHHHTTTLRPLQPLPPPPPPQPTPPPSSPPPRHPPLPSSPLPSPPLYYYHPPPSLPPPPLLPQTPPFATVTVVVVPVIVIVATTVP; encoded by the coding sequence ATGATAAGGCCTGATAATATTGTGACGTATAACCTACTTGCCACAactaccaccaccattgccacaaCAATTGATGTCGTCATTGCCATTGCCACTGTCACTGTTGTTTCtgccatcgccaccaccacattAACCGCCACCAACTCTACTCCCATAATAACCACCACCCACGCCACCACCACTTTTCACTACGACCACCACCACACTACAACGTTGCGGCCACTACAACCactaccgccgccaccaccaccacaaccaactcCACCACCATCCTCACCACCTCCTCGACACCCTCCATTACCGTCATCACcactaccatcaccaccactctACTACtaccacccaccaccatcactgccaccaccacctctactACCACAAACACCACCCTTCGCAACTGTCACCGTCGTTGTCGTCCCTGTCATCGTCATTGTCGCAACCACTGTCCCATAA
- the LOC130735193 gene encoding F-box protein PP2-B11-like — MELLPEACIASILSRTTPKDACRLSLVSKTFCSAADSDTVWDRFLPSDSHSIVSEFPSLANAPSKKALYLALSDDPVIIDEGKKSFQLDRKNGKKRYMLGARDLSISLANDERHWCWKKLPESRFPEVAELLLTWWLLIIGRIKKNSLTPNTQYGAFLVFKMVRGFKFYDYPVVLSVGIVGGHSINKRVNLCLESLEDEAHDQVERLPGPSVRRDEWLEIEIGEFSNSGLEDEVIEMRVMEINGFIKSSLIIEGIKVRPKEDN, encoded by the exons ATGGAGTTGCTGCCAGAAGCATGCATTGCATCTATTCTGTCTCGTACCACTCCAAAGGATGCTTGTAGGCTCTCCTTGGTTTCCAAGACATTTTGTTCTGCTGCTGATTCCGACACTGTTTGGGATCGTTTTCTCCCTTCGGATTCTCATTCCATTGTTTCCGAATTTCCTTCCCTTGCCAACGCTCCTTCAAAGAAAGCTCTCTACCTCGCTCTCTCTGATGACCCTGTCATCATCGACGAGGGTAAAAAG AGCTTTCAATTGGACAGAAAGAATGGGAAGAAGCGTTACATGCTTGGAGCCAGAGATCTTTCCATTAGTTTGGCTAACGATGAGCGTCACTGGTGCTGGAAAAAGCTCCCAGAGTCAAG GTTTCCTGAAGTTGCTGAGCTTCTTCTTACGTGGTGGCTTTTAATTATTGgaaggataaaaaaaaattccttgaCCCCAAATACTCAGTATGGAGCTTTTCTTGTGTTCAAGATGGTCCGTGGCtttaaattttatgattatCCTGTGGTGTTATCAGTCGGCATCGTAGGTGGTCATAGCATCAACAAAAGGGTCAATTTGTGTCTTGAATCATTGGAAGATGAGGCGCACGACCAAGTAGAGAGATTACCAGGTCCAAGTGTGAGAAGAGATGAGTGGTTGGAGATTGAGATCGGGGAGTTCTCCAATTCAGGCCTAGAAGATGAAGTCATCGAGATGCGTGTTATGGAAATTAATGGTTTTATTAAGAGCAGTCTCATTATTGAAGGAATAAAAGTTCGACCTAAGGAAGACAATTAA